From Salmo salar chromosome ssa04, Ssal_v3.1, whole genome shotgun sequence, one genomic window encodes:
- the LOC106602230 gene encoding erythroblast NAD(P)(+)--arginine ADP-ribosyltransferase-like — protein MRREIILTFAVLCVFHDWTLGVDSKMVHLHQPGLNSSIPLDMVPNSVDDMYNGCTEQMYNKVEKEYLIHENKEPFKNAWKWAESCANTKSKYNSKDKLSHNHIKAICAYTAGHPALHSEFNKAVRTSGTEYTTSFQFHSLHFLLTDAIHLLKKKQQPCHTTYRRTKMMFVGKVDQKIRFGYFASSSLNKDNSEFGEKSCFEIKTCFGAYLKSFHKMGTKEDEVLIPPYEEFKVTDVLKKEDDPTLWCDVVNKLQSTKIAKSNLNCKMFKKPIIN, from the exons ATGAGGAGAGAAATCATCCTGACCTTTGCTGTGCTGTGTGTCTTCCATGATTGGACTCTGGGTGTGGACTCCAAGATG GTTCATCTCCATCAGCCTGGTCTCAATTCCAGCATACCCTTAGACATGGTCCCTAACTCTGTTGACGACATGTATAACGGTTGCACTGAACAAATGTACAACAAGGTGGAGAAGGAATATCTTATACATGAAAACAAAGAGCCCTTCAAAAATGCCTGGAAGTGGGCAGAAAGTTGTGCAAATACCAAGTCCAAGTACAATTCTAAAGACAAACTTTCACATAATCATATTAAGGCTATCTGTGCTTACACAGCAGGTCATCCTGCACTACACTCAGAGTTCAACAAAGCAGTCCGGACCAGTGGAACAGAGTATACAACCTCCTTCCAGTTCCACTCCCTGCATTTCCTCCTGACTGACGCCATTCACCTcctgaaaaaaaaacaacaaccttgTCACACCACATACAGAAGAACCAAAATGATGTTTGTGGGTAAAGTTGACCAAAAAATTAGATTTGGCTACTTTGCCTCCAGCTCTCTTAACAAGGACAATTCTGAATTTGGAGAGAAGTCCTGCTTTGAAATAAAGACGTGTTTTGGCGCTTACCTTAAGTCCTTCCACAAAATGGGGACAAAAGAAGATGAGGTGTTGATTCCACCCTATGAAGAGTTCAAAGTTACTGACGTGCTCAAGAAAGAAGATGATCCAACACTTTGGTGTGATGTTGTGAACAAACTACAGAGCACCAAAATAGCCAAGAGTAACCTGAATTGCAAAATGTTTAAGAAGCCAATTATTAATTAA